A region of Lycium barbarum isolate Lr01 chromosome 1, ASM1917538v2, whole genome shotgun sequence DNA encodes the following proteins:
- the LOC132607807 gene encoding protein LIGHT-DEPENDENT SHORT HYPOCOTYLS 4-like, which produces MASFTEVESSNHHEKVNIQTVNNSTSIQISASSSSSSRYENQKRRDWNTFGQYLRNHRPPLTLSRCSGAHVLEFLRYLDQFGKTKVHTPMCPFYGHPNPPAPCPCPLKQAWGSLDALIGRLRAAFEENGGKPETNPFGTRAVRLYLREVRDLQSKARGVSYEKKKKRKRPPPPPPQQLLTQPPSGEA; this is translated from the exons ATGGCTTCTTTTACGGAAGTAGAGAGTTCGAATCATCACGAGAAAGTCAACATCCAAACAGTTAACAACAGTACTAGCATCCAAATCTCTGCATCTTCTTCAAGTTCAAGCAGATACGAAAATCAGAAGCGAAGGGATTGGAACACTTTCGGTCAGTACTTAAGAAACCACAGGCCTCCACTCACCCTCTCCAGATGCAGTGGTGCTCACGTCCTTGAATTCCTTCGTTACCTTGATCAATTCGGCAAGACTAAAGTTCATACTCCG ATGTGTCCATTTTATGGGCATCCGAATCCGCCAGCACCGTGCCCGTGTCCGTTAAAGCAAGCTTGGGGGAGCCTTGATGCACTGATAGGACGACTTAGAGCGGCCTTTGAAGAAAATGGAGGAAAGCCTGAAACGAACCCATTTGGTACTCGTGCTGTTAGGCTTTATCTTCGTGAGGTTCGTGATTTGCAGTCTAAAGCGAGGGGAGTTAGTTACGAGAAGAAGAAAAAACGGAAACGCCCTCCTCCCCCACCACCGCAACAGTTGTTGACTCAACCACCATCAGGTGAAGCTTAA